A genomic stretch from Vibrio neptunius includes:
- a CDS encoding Trm112 family protein, with protein sequence MDHRLLEIVACPVCKGKLTFDKDKQELICKLDRLAYPIKEGIPVLLEPEARHMSMEEGR encoded by the coding sequence ATGGACCACCGACTGCTTGAGATTGTCGCTTGCCCAGTATGTAAAGGTAAGCTTACCTTCGATAAAGATAAACAAGAGCTGATCTGTAAGTTGGATCGTCTCGCCTACCCGATTAAAGAGGGCATTCCGGTTCTCCTCGAGCCTGAAGCGCGCCACATGAGTATGGAAGAGGGACGATAA
- the msbA gene encoding lipid A ABC transporter ATP-binding protein/permease MsbA yields the protein MSLNQDETTLQTFKRLWTYVRLYKAGLAVAVVALIINAVADTYMVSLLKPLLDEGFGDSESNFLRVLPFIVFGMMVVRGLSGFVSSYCLSWVSGNVVMLMRRRIFSQFMHMPVSYFDKESTGGLLSRITYDSEQVAGATSRALVSIVREGASIIGLLVLMFWHSWQLSLVLFIVAPLVAWAIGVVSKRFRKISKSMQDTMGHVTASAEQMLKGHKVVLSYGGQNVERQRFDHVSNQMRQQSMKLVAAQAIANPVIQIIASIALVVVLFLASVDSIKEHLTPGTFTVVFSAMFGLLRPLKALTNVTSEFQRGMAASQTLFALMDLETEQDNGKYEAKAVRGDVVVKDVTFTYQDKESPALRNVSFDIPRGKTVALVGRSGSGKSTIANLFTRFYDVDSGSIELDGHDVRDYKLTNLRSHFALVSQNVHLFNDTIANNIAYAATDEYSREQIEEAARLAYAMDFIDNMDQGLDTVIGENGTSLSGGQRQRIAIARALLRDAPVLILDEATSALDTESEKAIQSALDELQKNKTVLVIAHRLSTIESADEILVVDEGEIVERGDHSTLIEKNGAYAQLHRIQFGA from the coding sequence ATGTCTCTTAATCAAGATGAAACAACCTTGCAGACTTTCAAGCGTCTCTGGACCTATGTTCGTCTTTACAAAGCGGGTCTCGCTGTTGCCGTCGTTGCTCTCATTATTAATGCGGTTGCCGATACATACATGGTGTCGTTACTCAAACCTTTGCTTGATGAAGGCTTTGGGGATAGCGAATCTAATTTTCTTCGCGTTTTACCTTTCATTGTATTTGGCATGATGGTTGTTAGAGGGTTGAGTGGGTTTGTTTCTTCCTATTGTTTGAGTTGGGTGTCAGGTAACGTTGTGATGCTGATGCGTCGACGTATTTTTAGCCAATTCATGCACATGCCAGTGTCCTATTTTGATAAAGAATCCACAGGTGGGTTGCTGTCTAGGATTACTTACGATTCGGAACAGGTAGCGGGTGCGACCAGTCGCGCATTGGTGAGTATTGTACGCGAAGGCGCAAGTATTATTGGTCTACTCGTTCTGATGTTCTGGCACAGTTGGCAGCTTTCATTAGTCCTTTTCATCGTAGCACCTTTAGTGGCTTGGGCAATTGGGGTTGTGTCGAAGCGTTTCCGCAAGATCTCTAAGAGTATGCAGGATACTATGGGGCATGTGACTGCCTCTGCTGAGCAAATGCTAAAAGGGCACAAAGTCGTACTAAGCTATGGCGGTCAGAACGTTGAACGTCAGCGTTTTGATCACGTGAGCAACCAGATGCGTCAGCAGTCGATGAAGTTAGTCGCTGCACAAGCTATTGCTAACCCAGTGATTCAGATCATCGCTTCTATCGCTTTAGTTGTGGTCCTGTTCTTGGCGAGTGTGGACTCAATCAAAGAACATTTAACGCCCGGTACCTTTACTGTTGTGTTCTCTGCGATGTTTGGCCTATTACGTCCATTGAAAGCGCTGACTAACGTTACGTCTGAGTTTCAGCGTGGTATGGCGGCAAGTCAGACTTTGTTTGCGCTAATGGACCTAGAAACCGAGCAAGATAACGGTAAGTACGAAGCGAAGGCTGTTCGGGGTGACGTTGTCGTTAAAGACGTCACATTTACCTATCAAGATAAAGAATCACCAGCGCTGCGTAATGTCAGCTTTGATATACCTAGAGGGAAGACAGTTGCGCTTGTCGGTCGTTCGGGTTCGGGTAAAAGTACCATTGCCAATCTATTTACCCGATTCTACGACGTTGATTCAGGCAGCATCGAGCTTGATGGACACGATGTACGTGACTACAAACTGACCAATCTTCGCAGTCATTTCGCGTTGGTGTCGCAAAATGTCCACTTATTCAACGATACTATTGCCAACAATATCGCCTATGCCGCTACGGATGAATACAGCCGAGAGCAGATTGAAGAAGCCGCTCGGTTGGCTTATGCGATGGACTTTATCGACAACATGGATCAAGGTCTGGATACTGTTATTGGCGAAAATGGTACCAGCTTATCTGGAGGTCAGCGCCAACGAATCGCCATTGCCCGCGCTTTACTGCGAGACGCGCCAGTTTTGATTCTGGATGAGGCAACGTCTGCGCTCGATACCGAATCTGAAAAAGCGATTCAATCTGCGTTGGATGAGTTGCAGAAAAATAAAACGGTACTCGTTATTGCGCACAGGCTATCGACGATTGAAAGCGCCGATGAAATTTTGGTGGTTGATGAAGGTGAAATCGTTGAGCGTGGGGACCACAGCACTTTGATTGAGAAAAATGGTGCCTATGCACAATTGCACCGAATACAGTTTGGTGCTTAA
- the kdsB gene encoding 3-deoxy-manno-octulosonate cytidylyltransferase, with the protein MAFTVVIPARYQSTRLPGKPLADISGKPMIQWVYEQSLQAGAEKVIVATDDERVVNAVKKFGGEVCMTSADHDSGTERLAEVVELMGIPEDHVIVNVQGDEPLIPPAIITQVANNLANSQAPMATLAVEISHEDEVFNPNAVKVLTDKDGYAMYFSRATIPWDRDHFANGGKVIAQPLMRHIGIYAYRAGFVNTYINWAPTVLEKIERLEQLRVLWYGEKIHVEVAEQVPPAGVDTPEDLEAVRKLVAHQ; encoded by the coding sequence ATGGCCTTTACCGTCGTTATACCTGCACGCTATCAGTCGACACGTTTGCCGGGTAAGCCACTCGCCGACATCAGTGGTAAACCAATGATTCAATGGGTCTACGAACAATCATTGCAGGCAGGCGCAGAGAAAGTGATTGTCGCAACCGATGATGAGCGTGTTGTGAATGCCGTCAAGAAGTTCGGTGGCGAGGTTTGTATGACCTCTGCTGACCATGATTCTGGTACAGAACGCTTAGCGGAAGTTGTCGAACTCATGGGCATTCCTGAAGATCATGTGATCGTTAATGTGCAGGGCGATGAGCCACTGATCCCGCCTGCGATTATTACGCAGGTCGCAAATAATCTAGCGAATAGCCAAGCTCCTATGGCAACGCTAGCGGTTGAAATATCCCATGAAGACGAGGTGTTCAACCCGAACGCGGTTAAAGTGCTGACAGATAAAGACGGTTATGCGATGTACTTTAGTCGAGCGACTATCCCTTGGGATCGAGACCATTTTGCCAATGGCGGTAAAGTGATTGCCCAACCACTGATGCGTCACATCGGTATCTATGCTTATCGTGCTGGATTTGTAAATACTTATATAAACTGGGCGCCAACGGTCTTAGAGAAAATCGAAAGATTAGAGCAACTTCGAGTGCTGTGGTATGGTGAAAAAATTCATGTTGAGGTGGCGGAGCAAGTTCCACCTGCTGGCGTTGATACACCAGAAGACTTAGAAGCAGTGAGAAAGCTCGTTGCCCATCAATAA
- the lpxK gene encoding tetraacyldisaccharide 4'-kinase: protein MIEKIWFENHPLRYALWPLLWPLSLAFGMISRSRRRAFMSGSKASYQAPVPVIVVGNITAGGNGKTPVVIWLVEQLQSLGYKPGVVSRGYGAKAPSYPLIVEEHTPTKHCGDEPKLIFKRTQAPVSVSPVRSDAVKALLPLGVDIVITDDGLQHYALQRDIEIVVVDGNRRFGSKQLIPLGPLREATSRLNEVDFIITNGGRAHENEAAMTLTPSLAVNLKTRDKTPVSELDQLVAMAGIGHPPRFFQTLEKLGARTVVTQGFPDHKDFEPSELQTLASRGQHLIMTEKDAVKCASYAEENWWYLPVTASFSPEDETRILSKIKEVKEKYGPPTA, encoded by the coding sequence GTGATTGAAAAAATCTGGTTTGAAAATCATCCTCTACGCTATGCTCTGTGGCCATTACTTTGGCCGCTTAGTTTGGCGTTTGGAATGATCAGTCGTTCAAGACGGCGAGCATTCATGTCTGGTAGCAAAGCCAGTTACCAGGCACCTGTCCCCGTTATTGTGGTCGGAAATATTACGGCGGGCGGCAATGGAAAGACTCCTGTCGTCATTTGGCTGGTGGAGCAACTACAATCCTTGGGGTACAAGCCAGGTGTGGTGTCTCGTGGATATGGTGCCAAAGCGCCGAGCTATCCACTCATTGTTGAAGAACACACACCGACCAAGCATTGTGGTGATGAGCCCAAGTTGATTTTCAAACGTACACAAGCACCCGTTTCGGTGTCTCCGGTACGCAGTGATGCTGTCAAAGCCTTGTTACCTCTTGGCGTTGACATTGTTATTACCGATGACGGCCTACAGCACTATGCACTCCAAAGAGACATTGAAATCGTCGTGGTGGACGGTAACCGTCGCTTTGGTAGTAAACAATTGATACCACTTGGGCCCTTACGTGAGGCGACCAGTCGGTTGAACGAGGTCGATTTCATCATTACTAACGGTGGACGAGCTCACGAGAATGAAGCGGCTATGACTTTGACACCTAGCTTGGCAGTGAATCTAAAAACCAGAGACAAAACTCCAGTCAGTGAACTTGACCAGCTGGTGGCGATGGCGGGTATTGGTCATCCACCAAGGTTTTTTCAGACATTGGAAAAACTTGGCGCGAGAACAGTCGTCACTCAAGGTTTTCCCGATCATAAAGACTTTGAACCGTCAGAGTTGCAAACCTTGGCTAGCCGTGGACAACATCTGATTATGACAGAAAAAGATGCAGTAAAATGTGCGAGTTATGCAGAAGAAAATTGGTGGTACTTACCAGTAACTGCTAGCTTTAGTCCCGAAGATGAGACGCGCATTTTAAGTAAGATTAAAGAGGTTAAAGAAAAATATGGACCACCGACTGCTTGA
- the lolD gene encoding lipoprotein-releasing ABC transporter ATP-binding protein LolD has protein sequence MSNLLQCHNICKTYREGSLDTQVLKGVSFELKKGELVSIIGSSGSGKSTLLHILGALDDTTQGEVTFLGQHLSDLSSNKQAKLRNQHLGFVYQFHHLLADFSALENVAMPLLIGGIKVGKAKEAAKALLDKVGLSHRIDHRPSELSGGERQRVAIARALVNNPDLVLADEPTGNLDHKTALAIYDLMRELNEQYGTAFLVVTHDGELASKMDRQLHMQDGLLLNVEEA, from the coding sequence ATGAGTAACCTGCTTCAATGTCATAATATATGTAAAACATACCGCGAGGGTTCTCTTGATACTCAAGTACTTAAAGGGGTGAGTTTCGAACTGAAAAAAGGAGAGTTGGTATCGATTATTGGTTCTTCAGGATCAGGAAAGAGCACTTTGCTCCATATTTTAGGAGCGTTAGATGATACCACGCAGGGTGAAGTAACTTTCCTTGGCCAACATCTCTCTGATCTGAGTTCGAATAAACAAGCTAAGCTTCGCAACCAACATCTGGGTTTTGTTTATCAGTTTCATCACCTTTTGGCAGACTTCAGTGCCTTAGAGAACGTTGCCATGCCGCTACTTATTGGTGGAATTAAAGTCGGCAAGGCGAAAGAAGCAGCAAAAGCGCTTCTGGACAAAGTTGGCTTGAGTCATCGTATTGATCATCGTCCATCTGAGCTGTCTGGTGGTGAACGTCAACGTGTGGCTATTGCCCGCGCATTGGTTAACAACCCAGACTTAGTGCTAGCCGATGAGCCAACCGGCAACTTAGACCATAAGACTGCATTGGCCATCTACGACTTGATGCGCGAGCTCAATGAACAGTATGGAACCGCGTTTTTAGTGGTTACGCACGATGGAGAATTGGCGAGCAAAATGGATCGCCAACTGCATATGCAAGATGGTTTGTTGTTAAACGTTGAGGAGGCGTAA
- a CDS encoding DUF2062 domain-containing protein gives MPRKFIKRFMPDHEVIKRQKALKVFGNVLYNPNLWCLNRRSASGAFAVGLFMAFVPLPSQMIMSAGLAILCGVNLPLSVALVWVSNPITMPVLFYFAYKVGAWVMHIPPQPFHFELSWEFILHQMSTIGPPFLLGCMICGLVSAIAGYFGIKALWRYSVVRSWQQRKIRLGGLLKK, from the coding sequence ATGCCAAGAAAATTCATCAAACGCTTTATGCCTGACCATGAAGTAATAAAGCGTCAGAAAGCACTCAAAGTTTTTGGCAACGTGCTATACAACCCCAATCTATGGTGTCTCAACCGCCGTTCCGCGTCTGGGGCATTTGCTGTTGGCCTGTTCATGGCTTTCGTCCCGTTACCCAGCCAAATGATCATGTCTGCTGGCTTAGCCATTCTTTGCGGCGTTAATCTCCCTCTGTCGGTAGCTTTAGTTTGGGTAAGTAATCCTATCACTATGCCAGTGCTGTTCTATTTTGCGTATAAAGTAGGGGCTTGGGTTATGCACATTCCTCCTCAACCCTTTCATTTTGAGTTGTCATGGGAATTTATTCTTCATCAAATGAGCACTATAGGCCCTCCCTTTCTACTTGGCTGCATGATTTGCGGCCTGGTATCTGCCATTGCCGGCTATTTTGGAATCAAAGCTTTATGGAGATATTCGGTTGTCCGCAGTTGGCAACAACGAAAAATTAGATTAGGCGGATTACTTAAAAAGTAA
- a CDS encoding PrkA family serine protein kinase, with the protein MSIFDHYQARYEAAKDEELSLQEFLTLCKDDKSAYANAAERLLMAIGEPELIDTAQDPCLSRIFSNRVISRYETFKDFYGMEEAIEQIVSYLKHAAQGLEERKQILYLLGPVGGGKSSLAEKLKALMQQVPIYVLSANGERSPVNDHPFCLFDVGEDGELLKREYDIEKRYLRSIMSPWAAKRLHEFGGDITKFKVVKVRPSILDQVAIAKTEPGDENNQDISSLVGKVDIRQLEHYSQDDPDAYSYSGALCRANQGLMEFVEMFKAPIKVLHPLLTATQEGNYNGTEGLSALPFDGMILAHSNESEWQTFRNNKNNEAFLDRVYIVKVPYCLRVAEEVKIYQKLLDHSELAKAPCSPSTLELLSQFSILSRLKEPENSSIFSKMRVYDGETLKDTDPKAKSYQEYRDFAGVDEGMSGLSTRFAFKILSRVFNFDQTEVAANPVHLFYVIEQQIEREQFPQETAEKYLEFLKGYLVPRYVEFIGKEIQTAYLESYSEYGQNIFDRYVTYADFWIQDQEYRDPETGQLFDRSALNNELEKIEKTAGISNPKDFRNEIVNFVLRARANNNGQNPVWTSYEKLRTVIEKKMFSNTEELLPVISFNAKTSSEDQKKHDDFVARMMEKGYTEKQVRLLSEWYLRVRKSS; encoded by the coding sequence ATGAGTATTTTCGACCATTACCAAGCGCGCTACGAAGCTGCCAAGGATGAAGAATTATCTTTACAGGAATTCTTGACGCTATGTAAAGATGATAAAAGTGCTTACGCTAATGCTGCAGAGCGTTTGCTGATGGCTATCGGCGAACCAGAGCTAATCGATACTGCGCAAGATCCATGCTTAAGCCGAATTTTTTCAAATCGGGTCATTTCCCGATACGAAACCTTCAAAGATTTCTACGGTATGGAAGAAGCGATTGAACAAATCGTTTCCTACCTAAAACACGCAGCACAAGGTTTAGAAGAACGTAAACAGATCCTTTATTTACTTGGACCTGTGGGCGGCGGTAAATCTTCGCTGGCTGAAAAGCTCAAGGCGCTGATGCAACAAGTGCCTATTTACGTGCTCTCTGCAAACGGTGAACGAAGCCCAGTAAACGACCATCCATTCTGCTTGTTCGACGTCGGTGAAGATGGCGAACTGCTCAAACGAGAATACGACATCGAGAAGCGCTATTTGCGTTCGATTATGTCGCCATGGGCAGCTAAACGTCTCCATGAGTTCGGCGGCGACATTACTAAGTTTAAAGTCGTGAAAGTTCGTCCTTCTATTTTGGATCAGGTCGCCATTGCGAAAACAGAACCGGGAGATGAGAACAACCAAGACATTTCCTCATTGGTGGGTAAAGTCGATATTCGTCAGCTTGAGCATTATTCTCAGGACGACCCAGATGCATACAGCTACTCAGGTGCCCTGTGCCGTGCAAACCAAGGTTTGATGGAATTCGTTGAGATGTTTAAGGCACCAATAAAAGTGCTCCATCCTTTATTAACCGCAACTCAAGAAGGTAATTACAACGGTACTGAAGGCCTTTCAGCCTTGCCTTTCGATGGTATGATACTGGCTCACTCAAACGAGTCAGAATGGCAAACTTTCCGCAATAACAAGAACAATGAAGCCTTCCTCGACCGCGTTTACATCGTCAAAGTGCCTTACTGTTTACGAGTTGCTGAAGAAGTGAAGATCTACCAAAAACTATTGGATCACTCTGAACTGGCAAAAGCACCGTGCTCTCCTAGCACGCTGGAGCTGTTGTCCCAATTCAGTATTCTGTCGCGCCTTAAAGAACCAGAAAACTCATCTATTTTCTCGAAGATGCGCGTTTACGACGGTGAAACTCTGAAAGATACCGACCCTAAAGCGAAAAGTTACCAAGAATATCGAGATTTCGCTGGCGTTGATGAAGGTATGTCGGGTCTATCCACCCGTTTCGCGTTTAAGATCTTGTCTCGAGTCTTCAACTTCGATCAAACCGAAGTCGCAGCAAACCCAGTTCACTTGTTCTACGTTATTGAGCAACAAATCGAACGTGAGCAGTTCCCTCAGGAAACCGCCGAGAAGTATTTGGAATTTTTGAAGGGCTATCTGGTTCCGCGCTACGTCGAGTTCATCGGAAAAGAAATTCAAACCGCTTACCTTGAGTCTTACTCTGAATACGGTCAAAACATCTTTGACCGCTACGTCACGTATGCTGATTTCTGGATTCAAGATCAGGAATATCGTGACCCAGAGACAGGCCAGCTATTTGACCGTTCAGCGTTAAACAACGAGCTTGAGAAAATAGAAAAAACAGCAGGCATCAGTAACCCTAAAGATTTTCGTAATGAGATAGTCAACTTTGTTCTTCGTGCGCGTGCTAATAACAATGGGCAAAACCCAGTTTGGACTAGTTATGAAAAGCTCCGTACTGTGATTGAGAAAAAAATGTTCTCAAATACGGAAGAACTATTACCCGTGATCTCCTTCAATGCGAAAACCTCTTCTGAGGATCAGAAGAAACACGACGACTTTGTCGCTCGTATGATGGAGAAAGGCTATACCGAGAAGCAAGTCCGCTTGCTATCGGAATGGTATTTACGCGTACGTAAATCATCTTAA
- a CDS encoding PilZ domain-containing protein, protein MSDQEYFTVHHKMTVNVEPLAQDEALPSFEQFEGEIPAPFLVASEFSHLDLLNDNARTELKNNDFRHVIELLDTQNAKLNLLLTFMLSQQDDEQYRHQTLSFGASKFSYAAEGKLPLNAKARVKMFMDHPPAAIYCYGHVESCEQKDDRYIITLKYDLLRDQDEDLLIKAALYQQQKLLRQRSLQRDKQ, encoded by the coding sequence ATGTCTGATCAAGAATACTTCACTGTTCACCACAAAATGACCGTCAACGTAGAGCCACTGGCTCAAGATGAAGCATTGCCAAGTTTTGAACAGTTTGAAGGAGAAATTCCAGCCCCCTTTTTAGTCGCCAGTGAGTTTAGCCACCTCGATCTTCTCAATGACAACGCTAGGACTGAGTTAAAGAATAATGACTTCAGGCATGTTATTGAGTTACTGGACACTCAAAATGCAAAACTCAATTTACTACTGACTTTTATGCTGTCGCAGCAAGATGACGAGCAATACCGACATCAAACCCTCTCTTTTGGCGCGAGTAAATTTAGCTACGCTGCTGAAGGAAAACTTCCATTGAATGCAAAAGCCCGTGTAAAAATGTTTATGGATCATCCGCCTGCCGCTATCTACTGCTACGGTCACGTTGAAAGCTGTGAGCAGAAAGACGATCGATACATTATTACCTTAAAGTACGACCTATTGCGCGATCAGGACGAGGATCTTCTGATTAAAGCCGCTCTCTATCAGCAACAAAAATTACTTCGTCAGCGTTCATTGCAACGCGACAAACAATAA
- a CDS encoding SpoVR family protein yields the protein MATKTKKATKKKTLPDGPDWTFDLLERYHIEIKRVAELYRLDTYPNQIEVITSEQMMDAYSSIGMPINYNHWSFGKKFIQTEQGYKHGQMGLAYEIVINSDPCIAYLMEENTVTMQALVMAHACYGHNSFFKGNYLFQTWTDASSIIDYLLFAKKYIADCEQKHGVKEVEELLDSCHALMNFGVDRYKRPEKISIAEEKMRQEEREAYLQSQVNDLWRTVPKGKVEQEEAKVRFPSEPQENILYFIEKHAPLLESWQREIVRIVRKISQYFYPQKQTQVMNEGWATFWHYTILNHLYDEGLVTERFILEFLHSHTSVVAQPAYNSPYFSGINPYALGFAMFRDIRRICEEPTDEDKEWFPELAGTDWLEAVHFAMKNFKDESFISQYLSPKLMRDFKLFAITDDDRKNYIEVTAIHNDLGYRSIREKLAGQYNLSSLEPNIQVFNVDVRGDRSLTLQYVPHDRIPLDDSYDEVLKHLYRLWGFDVILEEVKESGRREILGTCPKRNDYDGKI from the coding sequence ATGGCAACGAAAACGAAAAAGGCAACCAAGAAGAAGACGCTGCCAGATGGCCCAGATTGGACATTTGACCTTCTCGAACGTTATCACATTGAAATTAAGCGAGTGGCTGAGCTCTATCGTTTAGATACTTATCCAAACCAGATCGAAGTCATTACTTCCGAACAAATGATGGATGCCTACTCAAGCATTGGTATGCCAATCAATTACAATCACTGGTCATTTGGCAAAAAGTTTATTCAGACCGAACAAGGCTACAAACACGGTCAAATGGGTTTAGCCTATGAGATCGTTATTAATTCCGATCCTTGTATCGCATACCTGATGGAAGAGAATACGGTCACCATGCAGGCATTGGTAATGGCACACGCCTGTTATGGTCACAACTCATTTTTTAAGGGCAATTATCTATTCCAAACCTGGACCGACGCCAGCTCTATCATTGATTATCTATTGTTTGCCAAAAAATACATTGCGGATTGCGAGCAAAAACATGGCGTCAAAGAGGTGGAGGAGCTCCTGGATTCCTGCCACGCTTTGATGAACTTTGGCGTAGACCGATATAAACGCCCGGAGAAGATCTCCATCGCAGAAGAGAAAATGCGTCAGGAGGAACGAGAAGCTTATCTCCAATCCCAAGTGAACGATCTATGGAGAACCGTCCCTAAAGGTAAAGTTGAACAAGAAGAAGCAAAGGTTCGTTTCCCTTCTGAGCCTCAGGAAAATATTTTATATTTCATTGAAAAGCATGCGCCGCTACTTGAGTCATGGCAACGAGAGATCGTACGTATCGTGCGCAAAATCAGCCAATACTTCTATCCTCAGAAACAAACTCAGGTAATGAATGAAGGTTGGGCGACATTTTGGCATTACACCATCCTTAACCATCTGTATGATGAAGGATTGGTGACCGAACGTTTCATTCTTGAGTTCCTACACAGCCATACAAGCGTTGTCGCACAGCCTGCTTATAACAGTCCTTACTTCAGCGGAATCAACCCTTATGCACTTGGGTTTGCAATGTTCCGCGATATTCGTAGGATTTGTGAAGAGCCGACGGACGAGGACAAAGAGTGGTTCCCAGAGCTAGCGGGGACCGATTGGTTGGAAGCCGTTCATTTTGCGATGAAAAATTTTAAGGATGAAAGCTTCATCAGCCAGTACCTCTCTCCTAAGCTAATGCGGGATTTCAAACTCTTCGCCATTACTGACGACGACAGGAAAAACTATATCGAAGTCACGGCGATCCACAATGATCTCGGTTACCGGAGCATCAGAGAGAAGCTTGCTGGTCAATACAATCTCAGTAGTTTGGAGCCTAATATTCAAGTGTTTAATGTTGATGTGCGAGGTGACCGCTCACTGACTCTTCAATATGTCCCACATGATCGTATTCCGCTCGATGATAGCTATGACGAAGTGCTGAAGCATCTCTACCGACTATGGGGATTCGACGTCATTTTAGAAGAAGTGAAAGAGTCAGGGCGACGCGAGATTCTCGGTACCTGCCCAAAACGCAACGACTACGATGGCAAGATATAG
- the lolE gene encoding lipoprotein-releasing ABC transporter permease subunit LolE — MFSSLSLFIGGRFSRAKQRNKMVSFIALSSTIGIAVGVAVIIIGLSAMNGFERELKDRVLSVVAHGEFEGVRGPLEDWQSVVEQAEKHPQVEAAAPYVKMTALAEKGSQLKALEIRGIEPKQESTVSNMSQYIDADVWKQFKAGKQQAILGQGVAEVLGVSKGDYITLMIPTAGSTTKVQAPKRVRVRVAGLLKLNGQIDHNLALVPLKDAQQYAKLGEAVTGVSLRVSDVLNATQIVREAGNTLNVYVYLRSWQQNYGFLYRDIQLVRTIMYLVMVLVIGVASFNIVSTLMMAVKDRASEIAILRTMGGTDRLIRRIFVWQGVFSGVLGSVVGSVVGVLIAANLTQLIKGLESLIGHQFLSGDIYFVDFLPSQINLSDVALVSGTAIILSLLATWYPASRASKLNPATVLSAK, encoded by the coding sequence TTGTTCTCTTCACTCTCCCTATTTATTGGTGGCCGTTTTAGCCGTGCTAAGCAGCGCAATAAAATGGTGTCGTTCATCGCACTGTCTTCCACGATTGGTATTGCAGTCGGAGTGGCGGTGATCATCATTGGCCTGTCGGCAATGAATGGATTCGAACGTGAACTCAAAGATCGTGTTCTGTCAGTGGTTGCTCATGGTGAGTTTGAAGGCGTTCGTGGACCACTGGAGGATTGGCAGTCTGTCGTTGAGCAAGCTGAAAAGCACCCACAAGTGGAAGCGGCAGCCCCATATGTAAAGATGACAGCGTTAGCGGAGAAAGGTTCGCAGCTTAAAGCGTTGGAAATCCGGGGTATTGAGCCCAAGCAAGAGTCAACGGTCTCCAATATGAGCCAATACATTGATGCAGATGTGTGGAAGCAGTTCAAAGCTGGTAAACAGCAGGCCATCTTAGGTCAAGGGGTTGCAGAGGTATTAGGCGTGTCTAAAGGGGATTATATCACCCTGATGATCCCAACGGCGGGGTCGACGACGAAGGTTCAGGCACCTAAACGTGTTCGTGTTAGAGTTGCTGGCCTGTTGAAGCTCAATGGACAGATTGACCATAACCTTGCTTTGGTTCCTCTGAAAGATGCTCAGCAATACGCAAAGTTAGGCGAAGCTGTGACAGGTGTATCGTTGAGAGTCTCTGATGTTTTGAATGCGACACAAATTGTGCGAGAAGCTGGCAATACACTCAATGTGTATGTCTATTTACGCAGTTGGCAGCAAAATTATGGTTTCTTGTATCGAGATATACAGCTCGTCAGAACAATTATGTATTTGGTGATGGTGCTGGTGATTGGTGTTGCTAGCTTCAATATTGTATCGACGTTGATGATGGCAGTGAAAGATCGTGCATCGGAAATTGCCATACTGAGGACGATGGGGGGAACCGATCGACTTATTCGACGGATTTTTGTCTGGCAAGGCGTTTTTTCAGGTGTATTGGGCAGTGTTGTGGGTAGTGTTGTAGGGGTTTTGATTGCTGCAAACCTTACTCAGCTCATCAAAGGACTAGAGAGTTTAATTGGTCATCAGTTTTTATCAGGGGATATTTACTTTGTTGATTTCCTTCCTTCGCAGATTAATCTTTCCGATGTTGCATTGGTCTCGGGAACGGCGATCATATTAAGCTTATTAGCTACTTGGTATCCTGCATCGCGAGCGAGTAAACTCAATCCTGCCACTGTACTCAGCGCGAAATAA